The Alphaproteobacteria bacterium region ATGGGGCGCCGCCCCACGACGGCCGAGACCGCCATCGTCGATGCCGTCATGGTGATCCTGATGGAGCACGGCCTGACGCCCAGCGCGCTGGCCACCCGCCTCGTCTATGCCTCCTCGCCCGAGGCCATGCAGGCCGGCGTGGCCGCGGGATTGCTGGCCGTGGGCAACAACTTCGTCGGCACCATGGAGGGCGCGGCCCTGCTGCTCGAGGAAATGGTGGCGGACGAGGCGGGAATCGAGGCGGCGGCGCGGCGCCTGGCCGAAGCATACCGGGCGGCCAAAAAACCGCTGCCCGGCTTCGGCCACCCCATCCACCGGCCCGACGATCCGCGCACGCCGAAACTTTTGGCCGTGGCCGGGAGCCACGGCGTGCCGGGCAAGCACATCGCCGCGCTTTGGAGCCTGAGCAGCGCCGTCGACGAGGTCTACGGCCGCCACATCACCATCAACGCCACCGGCGCCATCGGCGCCGTGCTTTGCGAGATCGGCGTGCCGGCCAAGATCATGCGCG contains the following coding sequences:
- a CDS encoding citryl-CoA lyase → MWKGAKPTTAICTSTTDSITVRGHDLVEDLVGQTSFTEMMFLCVMGRRPTTAETAIVDAVMVILMEHGLTPSALATRLVYASSPEAMQAGVAAGLLAVGNNFVGTMEGAALLLEEMVADEAGIEAAARRLAEAYRAAKKPLPGFGHPIHRPDDPRTPKLLAVAGSHGVPGKHIAALWSLSSAVDEVYGRHITINATGAIGAVLCEIGVPAKIMRGFAVVTRAAGLVGHIREEQETPAGLFLCGEAEHLIPYEGEAAS